One Leptolyngbya sp. 'hensonii' genomic region harbors:
- a CDS encoding PspA/IM30 family protein translates to MGLFDRILRVIRANLNSLISQAEDPEKILEQTVLDMQDDLIHLRQAVAQAIATQKRTERQMSQAQTNADEWYRRAQLALEKGDENLTREALVRRKTYQETATALRTQVEQQTGIVNEMKQNMRLLEGKISEAKSKKDLYIARARSAKASQQINEMMGRVGSNSSSMTAFERMEEKVLQLEAQSQAIAELGADDLTKKFAALESGSDVDAELEAMKSQLLTGRDDSAQFPPA, encoded by the coding sequence ATGGGACTTTTCGACCGAATCCTTCGAGTGATTCGTGCTAACCTCAACAGCCTGATCAGTCAGGCCGAAGATCCAGAGAAGATTCTGGAACAGACCGTGCTGGATATGCAAGATGACCTGATTCACCTGCGACAGGCTGTAGCCCAGGCGATCGCCACCCAGAAACGCACGGAACGTCAGATGTCCCAGGCCCAGACCAATGCTGATGAGTGGTATCGACGGGCACAACTGGCTCTGGAAAAGGGCGATGAGAATCTGACCCGCGAGGCACTGGTTCGACGGAAAACCTACCAGGAGACTGCCACCGCATTAAGAACCCAGGTCGAGCAGCAAACCGGCATTGTGAACGAGATGAAGCAAAACATGCGGCTCCTGGAAGGGAAGATCTCAGAAGCCAAGTCGAAGAAAGACCTTTATATCGCCCGTGCCCGCTCCGCCAAAGCATCGCAGCAGATCAATGAGATGATGGGCCGGGTGGGTTCTAACAGCAGTTCTATGACTGCTTTTGAGCGGATGGAAGAAAAGGTGCTGCAATTGGAGGCCCAATCCCAGGCGATCGCAGAATTAGGAGCTGACGATCTGACCAAAAAATTTGCGGCTCTGGAAAGTGGGTCAGACGTGGATGCCGAATTAGAGGCGATGAAATCGCAATTATTAACCGGACGGGATGATTCTGCCCAATTCCCTCCAGCCTAG
- a CDS encoding cadmium resistance transporter, which produces MTNPALFTAISTGLTAFTATNLDDIIMLLLFFSQVNALFQRRHIVAGQYLGFTALVLASLPGFFGSLLLPRPWIGLLGIVPIAIGLNRLLNPDTDAEEETITLDTTHSPWAASFLSPYTYSVAAITFANGGDNIGIYMPLFASSTPEKLLTILGIFFTLVGVWCYAADRLTRLPAIAQTLTRYGNQLVPYVLIGLGVLILIDSHTLENRGLTVLVLVVSSLSVLMLRHSSRSTESGVVSNPGTEVVMGKDR; this is translated from the coding sequence ATGACCAATCCTGCACTTTTCACGGCAATTTCCACCGGACTGACTGCATTTACAGCCACCAACCTGGACGACATTATCATGCTGCTGCTGTTCTTCTCCCAGGTCAATGCCCTGTTCCAGCGACGACACATCGTTGCGGGTCAATACCTGGGATTTACAGCCCTGGTGCTGGCTAGTCTGCCTGGTTTCTTCGGCAGTCTGCTCCTGCCCCGTCCCTGGATTGGCCTGTTGGGGATCGTTCCGATCGCGATCGGCCTCAATCGCCTGCTGAATCCAGACACAGACGCAGAGGAAGAAACCATCACGCTGGATACTACCCACAGCCCCTGGGCGGCCAGTTTTCTCTCCCCTTATACTTACAGTGTGGCAGCCATTACCTTTGCCAATGGTGGGGACAACATTGGCATCTACATGCCGTTGTTTGCCAGCAGCACGCCTGAAAAATTGTTGACCATTTTAGGGATCTTCTTCACCCTGGTGGGGGTCTGGTGCTATGCCGCTGACCGGTTAACCCGTCTACCGGCGATCGCCCAGACCCTGACCCGTTATGGAAATCAGTTAGTTCCCTACGTTTTGATCGGCCTGGGTGTGCTGATTCTGATCGATAGTCACACCTTGGAAAACCGAGGGCTAACCGTCCTGGTCTTGGTGGTGAGCAGCCTCTCTGTCCTGATGCTGCGGCATAGCAGCCGATCGACCGAAAGCGGCGTTGTATCCAACCCTGGTACTGAAGTTGTTATGGGAAAAGACAGATGA
- the miaA gene encoding tRNA (adenosine(37)-N6)-dimethylallyltransferase MiaA: protein MHPGLIVICGPTAVGKSGLAIKLAQRMETVILNADSRACYREFDIGTAKPTLAERAQIPHYLLDICDPTETLTLADYQQQAQTLIAQLQTSSATAVPLLVGGTGLYLRSITQGLSIPRIPPQAALRSQLQALGQVQLYAFLQQVDPIATQRIHAHDQVRTLRALEVYYTTGRSLSEQQTGQPPTYPILQIGMSCEPTILNHRIERRTAGMIEAGLVAEVETLCHKYGPDLPLLETLGYREIRQYLAGGLSLHGAQTQIVVHTRQLAKRQRTWFRADPTILWFDPEQSDVLEQIWTRVQEFLACLPSGGQASDPASL, encoded by the coding sequence ATGCACCCTGGATTGATTGTGATCTGCGGCCCTACAGCAGTGGGCAAATCTGGACTGGCCATAAAACTGGCTCAACGCATGGAAACCGTTATTTTAAACGCCGATTCCAGAGCCTGTTACCGGGAATTTGACATTGGCACCGCCAAGCCAACCCTGGCAGAGCGGGCACAGATTCCCCATTACCTGCTTGACATCTGCGACCCCACCGAGACTTTAACCCTGGCAGATTACCAGCAGCAAGCCCAAACTCTGATTGCCCAGTTGCAGACTTCCTCGGCCACTGCAGTCCCCCTGCTCGTTGGGGGCACCGGTCTATATTTGCGATCGATTACCCAGGGCCTGAGCATTCCCAGGATACCGCCTCAGGCGGCCCTGAGATCGCAACTCCAGGCCCTCGGTCAGGTCCAGCTCTACGCCTTCCTGCAGCAGGTTGACCCGATCGCCACCCAGCGGATTCATGCCCACGACCAGGTGCGGACATTGCGGGCTCTGGAAGTGTACTATACCACCGGTCGATCGCTGTCAGAGCAACAAACGGGCCAGCCCCCGACCTATCCTATCCTGCAAATTGGGATGTCCTGTGAACCTACTATTCTGAATCATCGGATTGAACGGCGCACTGCAGGGATGATTGAGGCCGGTCTTGTGGCAGAAGTAGAAACCCTCTGCCACAAGTATGGGCCTGATTTACCGCTCCTGGAGACCCTGGGTTACCGGGAGATTCGGCAGTATCTGGCTGGTGGCCTCTCTCTCCATGGAGCTCAGACCCAGATCGTGGTTCATACCCGCCAACTCGCCAAGCGGCAGCGGACCTGGTTCCGGGCTGATCCCACAATTCTCTGGTTTGATCCGGAGCAATCCGATGTTCTGGAGCAGATCTGGACCAGGGTCCAGGAATTTTTAGCCTGCCTGCCTTCAGGAGGCCAGGCCAGTGATCCTGCAAGCCTGTGA
- a CDS encoding RuBisCO accumulation factor 1 encodes MSETPEMSNEGEAPGGPDIEALVRSLRRKEGTWVEWGQACQQLQKAGRSAQWIFEETGFEPIHQNQVMVAAQVYASLLNQGISASTQAHYERKGSDILYELRILAQEDRAAVAELVLERGLDLDEAHEVARAVKEFSRLVVIPEGFTAHPGDAVAYQIWKLTRQKSDLQERSRLIAQGLKFAYSPAARQKIEQLLTDFTVTPARPAPLLPVYRLETDDEMPRLLPVVGQMPLSVEDFKAVPLLEEVGPFQIVKFSGTGAWIAIPGWQAILGAADPVAFLCDSEHLPTPLPGNTEEVMVVVDRAQRDWDGNSYFVVDRSGQLDLQWSEEAPELRILGRVIVVMRPKKILDEAATKELWQIDE; translated from the coding sequence ATGTCTGAAACGCCAGAAATGTCAAATGAGGGTGAAGCACCAGGAGGGCCAGACATTGAGGCACTGGTGCGATCGCTGCGCCGCAAAGAAGGAACCTGGGTGGAGTGGGGGCAAGCCTGTCAGCAACTGCAGAAAGCTGGCCGCAGTGCTCAGTGGATTTTTGAGGAAACCGGATTTGAGCCCATTCACCAGAATCAGGTGATGGTGGCGGCTCAGGTCTATGCCAGTCTTCTCAATCAGGGTATTTCAGCTTCTACCCAGGCTCACTACGAGCGCAAGGGCAGCGATATTCTTTATGAATTGCGAATTTTGGCCCAGGAAGATCGAGCTGCCGTGGCAGAGCTGGTTTTAGAGCGAGGACTCGATCTGGATGAAGCCCATGAAGTGGCGCGGGCGGTGAAAGAATTTTCTCGTCTGGTAGTTATTCCTGAGGGGTTTACCGCCCATCCCGGCGATGCGGTGGCTTATCAGATCTGGAAGCTGACCCGCCAGAAATCCGATCTACAGGAGCGCTCTCGCTTGATTGCCCAAGGGCTGAAGTTTGCCTACAGTCCTGCGGCCCGCCAGAAAATTGAGCAGTTGCTGACTGATTTTACGGTGACGCCAGCCCGACCCGCTCCTCTGCTGCCGGTTTATCGTCTGGAAACGGATGATGAAATGCCTCGTCTTTTACCCGTGGTGGGGCAAATGCCCCTGTCAGTAGAGGATTTTAAGGCAGTGCCTCTGCTGGAGGAAGTCGGACCCTTCCAGATCGTGAAGTTTTCTGGAACAGGGGCCTGGATAGCGATTCCAGGCTGGCAGGCAATTTTGGGTGCGGCAGATCCGGTGGCGTTTTTGTGTGATTCGGAGCATCTGCCGACGCCTTTGCCTGGGAATACCGAGGAGGTGATGGTGGTAGTCGATCGGGCCCAGCGAGATTGGGATGGGAATAGTTATTTTGTGGTCGATCGATCGGGCCAACTGGATTTGCAATGGTCTGAGGAGGCTCCGGAACTGAGGATTCTGGGGCGGGTGATCGTAGTGATGCGACCGAAGAAGATTTTGGATGAGGCTGCGACCAAGGAACTCTGGCAAATCGATGAATGA
- a CDS encoding APC family permease, which produces MNELGLNRSHHGLKSGCLPFREVLGQSFAVIAPITTPAANMGLIFVSAGNGTWLSMLIGMIGLVFVSININQFASRSASPGSLYTYIVKGLGPTAGVVCGWSLVLAYLFTGMAVLCGFANFSTTLFGHIGVHPSEITLLALGAGIAWYMAYKDIELSAKTLLILEGASVALILLLGLVVWAERGFVLDLPQLTLQGTTPGGIAMGLVLVVFGFSGFESASTLGDEARSPLKTIPRAVVGSTLLTGLFFVVMAYVEVLGFNGSAASLADHEAPLTFLAQQAGVGFLGELVSLCALVSFFACVLGSINPAARVFFMMARHGLFHASIGETHTANRTPHIAVTIASLLMFLVPASMSLLHVKLFDSMAYLGTLCTFGFLTAYILVSIAAPVYLYRIGSLRPWDGLCALLAIGFMVIPVLGCVGIPGSTLFPVPKAPFDSFPYLFLLYLTVTCGWFLIQRLRSPEIVTTMERSIDEIHTRFASQAMVPSLVGDDLDPSHPLKD; this is translated from the coding sequence ATGAATGAATTGGGATTAAACCGAAGTCATCATGGATTGAAATCAGGATGTCTTCCCTTTCGAGAAGTTTTGGGGCAATCCTTCGCTGTCATTGCTCCTATTACTACTCCGGCAGCCAACATGGGCCTCATCTTCGTCAGCGCTGGCAATGGTACCTGGTTGAGTATGCTGATTGGCATGATTGGGCTGGTGTTTGTCAGCATCAATATCAACCAGTTTGCCAGTCGCTCTGCTTCACCGGGATCGCTCTATACCTACATCGTCAAAGGGTTAGGCCCCACAGCAGGGGTGGTTTGTGGTTGGAGTCTGGTGCTGGCTTATCTATTTACTGGAATGGCCGTATTGTGTGGGTTTGCCAATTTCAGCACGACTCTGTTCGGCCATATCGGGGTACATCCTTCTGAGATCACTCTGCTGGCATTGGGAGCCGGAATTGCCTGGTATATGGCCTACAAAGATATTGAGCTGTCCGCCAAAACTCTGCTGATTCTGGAAGGGGCTTCTGTCGCGCTCATTTTACTTCTGGGCCTGGTTGTCTGGGCTGAACGGGGCTTTGTTCTAGATCTGCCCCAACTGACGTTGCAGGGAACTACACCCGGCGGGATCGCCATGGGATTGGTGCTGGTGGTGTTTGGGTTTTCTGGGTTTGAAAGTGCGTCAACCCTGGGAGATGAAGCCCGATCGCCTTTGAAAACTATTCCCAGAGCTGTTGTGGGAAGTACTTTGCTGACGGGTCTGTTCTTCGTGGTCATGGCTTATGTCGAAGTTCTCGGTTTCAACGGCAGCGCTGCTTCTCTCGCAGATCATGAAGCCCCTCTGACCTTCCTGGCCCAACAAGCTGGCGTTGGTTTTCTGGGCGAACTGGTGAGTCTTTGTGCCCTGGTTAGTTTCTTCGCCTGCGTTCTGGGCAGCATCAATCCAGCTGCGCGGGTGTTCTTCATGATGGCGCGGCACGGGTTGTTCCATGCCTCGATCGGGGAAACCCACACCGCCAACCGCACCCCTCACATTGCAGTCACGATCGCCTCCCTGCTGATGTTTTTGGTGCCTGCTTCCATGTCCCTGCTGCATGTCAAGCTGTTTGACAGCATGGCTTACCTGGGCACCCTCTGCACCTTCGGCTTTCTGACCGCATACATTTTGGTGTCGATCGCAGCCCCCGTTTATCTATATCGCATTGGCAGTCTGCGACCCTGGGATGGGCTGTGCGCCCTGTTGGCGATCGGCTTCATGGTGATCCCGGTTCTGGGGTGCGTTGGTATTCCCGGTAGCACTCTGTTTCCTGTCCCGAAAGCGCCCTTCGATAGCTTTCCTTACCTATTCCTGCTGTACCTGACCGTAACCTGCGGCTGGTTCCTGATCCAGCGACTGCGTTCTCCAGAGATTGTGACCACGATGGAACGTAGTATTGATGAAATTCATACCCGCTTTGCCAGTCAAGCCATGGTTCCTTCCCTTGTGGGAGACGACTTAGATCCCTCTCATCCGCTTAAGGACTAG
- the glcD gene encoding glycolate oxidase subunit GlcD: MQTQDKTFNWPVLIQQFEAVVGKDGVVRRREELLVYECDGLTSYRQRPAVVVLPRSTEQVSHVVQICIAHQVPFIARGAGTGLSGGALPIENSVLIVTALMRQILDLDLENQRVVVQPGVINSWVTQAVSGAGFYYAPDPSSQIVCSIGGNVAENSGGVHCLKYGVTTNHVLALKLVLPTGEVVDVGGAVPEMPGYDLTGLFVGSEGTLGIATEITLKILKSPEAVHVLLADFTQMEAAGNSVADIIGSGIIPGGMEIMDNLSINAVEDVVATGCYPRDAEAILLVELDGLEAEVAASSRQVETICRQHGARNIAIATDPEQRLKLWKGRKAAFAAAGKLSPDYYVQDGVIPRTQLSSILKEIAALSDRFGYQIANVFHAGDGNLHPLILFDNRIPGALEQVEELGGEILKLCVRAGGSISGEHGIGADKRCYMPEMFTETDLETMQWVRQVFNPQGLANPGKMFPTPRTCGEGAGVALDRQYPTIERL; the protein is encoded by the coding sequence ATGCAGACACAAGACAAAACCTTCAACTGGCCTGTGTTGATTCAACAGTTTGAAGCGGTGGTCGGCAAAGATGGAGTGGTTCGTCGCCGGGAAGAATTACTCGTCTACGAGTGTGATGGCCTGACCAGCTACCGACAACGCCCAGCGGTGGTGGTCCTCCCCCGATCGACCGAGCAGGTCTCTCATGTGGTCCAGATCTGCATTGCCCACCAGGTTCCTTTTATTGCCAGAGGCGCTGGAACGGGCTTATCTGGCGGCGCATTGCCGATCGAAAACTCTGTGCTCATTGTCACCGCCCTGATGCGTCAGATCCTGGATTTGGACCTGGAGAATCAACGGGTGGTCGTCCAGCCGGGTGTGATCAATAGCTGGGTGACCCAGGCTGTGAGTGGGGCTGGGTTCTACTACGCACCTGATCCTTCCAGCCAGATTGTCTGCTCGATCGGGGGCAACGTAGCTGAGAATTCCGGGGGCGTTCATTGCCTGAAATATGGGGTCACCACCAACCACGTCCTGGCCCTGAAATTGGTGTTGCCAACCGGCGAGGTGGTTGATGTCGGTGGTGCGGTGCCAGAAATGCCGGGCTATGACCTGACTGGACTCTTCGTCGGTTCAGAAGGCACCCTGGGGATCGCGACAGAAATTACGCTGAAAATTCTCAAATCCCCGGAAGCAGTCCATGTGTTGCTGGCCGACTTCACCCAGATGGAAGCTGCTGGCAACAGTGTTGCCGATATTATCGGATCCGGGATCATTCCGGGCGGGATGGAGATCATGGACAACCTTAGTATTAATGCGGTGGAAGATGTAGTCGCAACCGGCTGTTATCCCCGGGATGCGGAGGCTATCTTGCTGGTGGAACTGGATGGGCTGGAGGCAGAAGTGGCAGCCAGCAGTCGTCAGGTCGAAACCATCTGCCGTCAACATGGAGCCCGCAACATCGCCATAGCCACGGACCCAGAACAACGACTAAAACTCTGGAAGGGTCGGAAGGCTGCCTTCGCCGCAGCCGGAAAGCTGAGCCCCGATTACTACGTCCAAGATGGCGTGATTCCCCGCACCCAACTCTCCTCTATCCTGAAGGAAATTGCAGCTCTGAGCGATCGGTTTGGCTATCAGATTGCCAACGTGTTCCATGCTGGAGACGGCAACCTCCATCCCCTGATCCTGTTCGACAACCGCATTCCCGGAGCCCTGGAGCAGGTGGAGGAGCTGGGAGGAGAAATCCTGAAACTCTGTGTTCGTGCAGGCGGTAGTATCTCCGGTGAACATGGCATCGGAGCCGACAAGCGCTGTTACATGCCTGAGATGTTTACAGAAACCGATCTGGAAACCATGCAGTGGGTGCGACAGGTTTTTAATCCCCAGGGTCTGGCCAATCCCGGCAAAATGTTTCCCACCCCCCGCACCTGCGGCGAAGGGGCGGGTGTTGCCCTTGATCGCCAATACCCCACGATCGAACGCCTGTAA
- a CDS encoding DUF721 domain-containing protein produces MSLSSLNHLLNHLESQESWKERQQFKRLLKAWPAIVGPVVAAQTRPLGIQGDSLKIATSSSVWAQNLVFERRRILEKLNQQLSLSLADIRFSTAGWQQPAAGMANAPGETPILWRDHPSLASGMARPRPRRDPSQPDPTPESAFQQWASMIQAQARNLPTCPQCHCPCPQGELDRWAICSICLRNAQSS; encoded by the coding sequence ATGTCCCTGAGTTCACTGAATCACTTGCTCAATCACCTGGAGAGCCAGGAATCCTGGAAAGAACGGCAGCAATTTAAGCGCCTGCTGAAGGCATGGCCAGCAATTGTTGGGCCTGTTGTTGCAGCCCAGACCCGTCCCTTGGGGATTCAAGGTGACAGTTTAAAAATTGCGACATCTAGTTCGGTCTGGGCCCAGAATCTGGTCTTTGAGCGGCGGCGGATTTTGGAGAAGTTGAATCAGCAGCTTTCCCTGTCTCTGGCGGATATTCGGTTTTCTACCGCTGGGTGGCAGCAACCGGCTGCAGGGATGGCCAACGCCCCAGGAGAAACGCCCATTCTCTGGCGAGATCACCCCAGTCTTGCGTCTGGGATGGCCAGGCCCCGTCCTCGTCGAGATCCGTCCCAACCAGACCCAACCCCGGAATCGGCGTTTCAGCAGTGGGCCAGCATGATCCAGGCTCAAGCCCGTAATCTGCCTACCTGTCCTCAATGTCATTGCCCCTGCCCCCAAGGGGAACTCGATCGCTGGGCAATTTGCTCGATTTGCCTGCGCAATGCCCAGTCTTCTTAA
- a CDS encoding IS630 family transposase (programmed frameshift) produces MQPYSLDLRQKIVDAYLEGNTSQRQIAIQFRVAYSFVRKLIKQHRETGEIVPKQRTVQTPTKLSVEQLEILETIVESNNDATLAELCNLLEQRVGVRVGVSTMFRMLEKLNLTLKKKTLHPDEKETERVQTKRVEFWQLVRGFLAQNLIFIDESGVDLALTRLWARAPKGRRAHGKRPSQRGKRVSILGAISLREVVTYCNLMGSTDGLTFEAFISQKLVPKLWKGACVILDNCSIHLGEDVRNLIEDAGAKLIFLPPYSPDFSPIENCFSKIKSILRSIKARSYPELAKAIDEAFSQVSSSDLRNWFSHCCYCASPA; encoded by the exons GTGCAACCATACTCACTAGATCTTAGACAGAAAATTGTTGATGCATATCTTGAAGGGAATACGTCGCAACGTCAAATCGCTATACAATTTCGAGTTGCTTATAGTTTCGTGCGAAAGTTAATCAAACAACATCGGGAAACAGGTGAGATTGTCCCCAAACAACGAACTGTGCAAACACCGACCAAACTAAGTGTTGAGCAACTGGAGATTTTAGAGACGATTGTTGAATCGAATAACGACGCGACGTTGGCAGAGTTATGTAACTTGTTAGAACAGAGGGTCGGTGTCCGAGTTGGCGTTTCGACAATGTTTCGAATGCTAGAGAAGCTGAACTTAACGCTTAA AAAAAAAACTCTGCATCCCGACGAAAAGGAAACTGAGCGAGTGCAAACTAAACGAGTCGAATTTTGGCAACTGGTTCGAGGATTTCTAGCTCAAAATCTAATCTTCATTGATGAATCAGGAGTGGACTTAGCCTTGACCCGACTCTGGGCGCGTGCACCGAAAGGCAGACGAGCACATGGCAAGCGTCCAAGCCAGCGAGGGAAACGAGTCTCGATTCTAGGGGCGATTAGTCTGCGGGAGGTCGTGACTTACTGCAATCTCATGGGGTCAACTGATGGACTGACCTTTGAAGCCTTTATTTCCCAGAAACTTGTGCCTAAGTTATGGAAAGGTGCCTGTGTCATCCTGGATAACTGCTCTATTCATCTGGGTGAAGACGTTAGAAATTTGATTGAGGATGCAGGAGCCAAGCTAATTTTCCTACCCCCTTACTCACCAGACTTTTCGCCTATCGAGAATTGCTTTTCAAAGATTAAGAGCATTCTGCGTTCGATTAAGGCACGCAGTTATCCAGAACTTGCCAAAGCTATTGATGAAGCTTTCTCCCAGGTGTCATCGAGCGACTTAAGGAACTGGTTCTCTCATTGCTGTTACTGTGCCTCACCAGCATAA
- a CDS encoding DUF202 domain-containing protein, protein MLLPLDSQEVQPIEDHKAEKPKHLNPNRIRDHLANERTYLSWMRSGIALMGFGVLIVRMRILHPPIAPQPPGNGWKLGLAFSIVGLLAVLLSTQHYFVVRNDIEEDTYEPPDRWVILSTLAVLFLGLGVIYYIFSFPFEMAGVGLIE, encoded by the coding sequence ATGCTGCTACCGCTTGATTCCCAAGAAGTTCAACCGATCGAAGACCACAAAGCTGAAAAGCCCAAACATTTAAATCCCAATCGAATTCGGGATCATCTGGCCAATGAGCGCACCTACCTGTCCTGGATGCGGAGTGGCATTGCCCTGATGGGATTTGGCGTGCTGATTGTCCGGATGCGGATTCTCCATCCTCCGATCGCCCCCCAACCCCCTGGTAATGGCTGGAAACTGGGATTGGCCTTCTCGATCGTGGGTCTGCTGGCCGTCTTACTCTCGACCCAGCATTACTTTGTCGTTCGCAATGACATCGAAGAAGATACCTATGAGCCGCCCGATCGCTGGGTGATTCTCTCTACCCTGGCTGTTTTATTCCTCGGGTTGGGCGTGATCTACTATATTTTCTCGTTTCCGTTTGAAATGGCCGGTGTCGGTTTAATTGAATAA
- a CDS encoding SPOR domain-containing protein, with product MSRPSSIASPENQVHTGSLHPILQAALSSLNINLDEELARYRRRRRSQQPVAAGASPFRVASKPIDLISIGTPSTPEPSQQQRGADRSEPVSPTISRPLTPTVISPTRSPLSNSSEEIVSAAPAASPEPLEERSVDAQPGMVLSTPPTQVGAIPEPALQPYSEVDLSEQADPYSYFESSEELLKTLSEEEGQMAASSGSGIRWLNPLGIGSVLLLLFSSAGVGYVAMNQVKLHQIGLNRKPQAAAPKVDQQPIKLPAVRSDSDGPTSIPNSPDLTAKEFVNLNLNTLGTLETNAVPNGTPPSSPTAAAASPQAQLKLKTTASTAAKTAASPKRQPGSTALPSVAPLNSSSIPFSDPPIVAVPTRSPIEAAQSLPPQPTVPRTVAPPAPAQIAPTRSRAAKPSRQAASTRPAGPPKSVTPSARQEAVPGQPIAPSQPGKYVVTTPFNGDQTLEQVKQAVPDAFVRNSPQGAQIQVGSFQDPAKAQEMVQTLQQQGINAEVKPR from the coding sequence ATGAGTAGACCTTCCTCGATCGCGTCTCCAGAAAATCAGGTCCATACCGGCTCTTTGCATCCTATATTACAGGCCGCCCTCAGTAGCCTAAATATCAATCTGGACGAGGAGTTAGCCCGATACCGTCGCCGTCGCAGATCTCAGCAACCAGTTGCAGCCGGAGCCAGTCCTTTTCGGGTGGCCAGCAAACCAATTGACCTGATTTCGATCGGAACTCCGTCTACCCCAGAGCCCTCCCAGCAGCAGCGAGGGGCCGATCGATCGGAGCCTGTTTCACCAACCATTTCCCGACCCCTGACCCCAACCGTTATCTCACCCACCCGCAGTCCATTATCGAATTCATCAGAAGAGATTGTTTCTGCAGCCCCAGCGGCCTCCCCAGAACCCCTGGAGGAACGATCCGTCGATGCCCAGCCGGGCATGGTGCTGTCAACGCCTCCAACCCAGGTGGGAGCTATTCCTGAACCAGCCCTGCAGCCCTATTCAGAAGTAGATTTGAGTGAGCAAGCGGATCCCTACAGCTATTTCGAGTCTTCTGAAGAGCTCCTGAAAACCCTCTCCGAGGAAGAAGGCCAGATGGCTGCCTCCTCGGGATCAGGCATTCGCTGGTTAAATCCTCTGGGAATAGGTTCAGTCTTGTTGCTGCTCTTTTCCAGCGCGGGTGTAGGCTATGTCGCCATGAATCAGGTCAAGCTGCACCAGATCGGCCTGAACCGCAAGCCCCAGGCGGCTGCCCCCAAGGTAGACCAGCAGCCGATCAAGTTACCAGCGGTTCGGAGCGACTCGGATGGACCCACCTCGATTCCCAACTCACCCGATCTGACTGCTAAAGAGTTTGTCAATCTGAACCTGAATACCCTGGGAACCCTGGAAACAAATGCCGTACCTAATGGCACACCCCCCAGTTCACCAACAGCGGCGGCAGCTTCCCCCCAGGCTCAATTGAAGCTGAAAACGACTGCCTCCACTGCTGCCAAAACAGCCGCTTCGCCCAAGCGCCAGCCAGGCTCAACAGCTCTTCCATCGGTTGCCCCCCTCAATTCTAGCTCTATCCCATTCTCTGACCCTCCGATCGTTGCCGTCCCCACCCGATCCCCGATCGAAGCGGCCCAATCTCTTCCCCCCCAACCCACCGTTCCGCGAACCGTTGCCCCTCCGGCCCCGGCTCAGATTGCTCCGACCCGTTCCAGAGCAGCCAAACCCTCCCGTCAGGCCGCATCGACTCGACCTGCAGGACCTCCAAAGTCAGTGACACCATCAGCCCGCCAGGAAGCGGTGCCTGGGCAACCGATCGCCCCCAGTCAGCCTGGTAAGTACGTGGTGACCACTCCTTTTAATGGAGATCAGACGCTAGAACAGGTAAAACAGGCAGTTCCCGATGCGTTCGTGCGCAATTCCCCTCAGGGAGCCCAAATTCAAGTTGGCTCTTTCCAGGATCCGGCCAAAGCCCAGGAAATGGTTCAGACACTGCAGCAACAGGGAATCAATGCAGAGGTGAAGCCGCGCTGA